The Theobroma cacao cultivar B97-61/B2 chromosome 1, Criollo_cocoa_genome_V2, whole genome shotgun sequence genome contains the following window.
GATTGGTTTaaattattgaatatttaatgATATCATACTATTTTAATATGGTTCCAAATTCCAAGCATAATATATTTGATTAGTTTAGATTTGGGGAAGGGGATTCAaaccttattttcttttacacACAGAAATCATGTTTAAGTGTAATATGCCGCATTAGTTATTTATGAAGCAGATGTAATAAAGTTTGTACGGTCATCTTACTATATTCATTGAGGAGGAAAGCAAAAGGGAAGCAGACGACAGCTTCAACATGTCTAGAAGGCATTTCGTTGCAGGTTCTATGTTCAATTACTCGGATAACAAAACCAGTGAGGACAGTCATAGCTGCCATTATAAGCCACATCTCTCGAGTTAAGGGGCTCATGAACCAGAACATATCCTTCAAttcattgttttttttcttgacCACCATCACCAATCCTAGTTTGGCATAAGGCTGTGAGAATTCTACAAGATGGGACCTTTCTGCTGTAATTACTATACCGCCAAGAGCTGCATGAAAAGCCTTCATTACACATACAAAATCTCATCAGTCCAACTCGTGATGTTGTTTGTTATTTTATGTAGTTTTTGTTGGTGGCAAAATATAGATTAGTTAGAAGAAAGGACGAGAGAATGAAGAGTTATTGCGTATGTTTGAAAAGTAAAGCATAAAGCACTCAAGCACTATTGCGTATGTTTGAAAATCCTTCTTCCAATTGCTCTTGTTTGGCTGAGGTTTAGTTTTGTAGAACAGAGAAGTTGTTTTAGAAACTGAGTAGAAACAAGCACTAAAGCATAATCGCAAATCCTACAAAAGGGGTTCAAAGTAGATTCTTTCAAAAACCATTTTTTCCCGGACTAACATTAGAAAAGCTGGAAAGTGGATGATACTGACCTTGCGAGCAACTTCCTTTAACAATTGATCACAAGAGCGATAAAATGGAACCAGTTTGTAAGTGAAACGGTTGGGCAGAACCGCAACGGTTGCTTTAAAAACATCGATGGACAATCCTTTCAGCTGTGGTTCCTTGTTGTCGTCGTCTTGACTTACGTTTGCAAACTGCTTGAAAGTTGATCCTACTAATACCGCAACAGTTAAAACTCTTGTATGCTGTAGAGACGTTGAAAATGATATAGTGGCAGTCATTTGAAATTGCCTACTAATTGTCTTCCTTGGGTGACTTGTTAATTCGAGGGTAGCGATGTCTAAACCACTAATTACGTAGGTGGAGGAAGATTTTCCCCACTGGTAGAAGCTGATGAGTTTCACGATTTCCTGAATAGTTTTATATATGCAATGGGTCATGTAAGTCGATTGAGGAACTCTTTCCGGTATTACCCGAGATATTTCACGTAGACCACAAAATATTGTTGCTCTTGTTTTCCTGGTAAACTGACCCCATTTCAGTTTAGCTTCATAACTTGTTAATGTGCAAAAACTGACCAAGGCATCGTGATTTAAACCGTTGATGGTAGTCAAATAATAGTCTGCATTTCAATAATTGACATTGAGAGAACTCATCGAAAAGTTGTCCATATATTTTCAAACATGCAGGCTACAGCCAAGAGAGCAAATGAACTAAACGACTGAATTTCTAAATCAAGTTTATTGGGAAAATATCAGAGAGTCAAACTGcttaaaaattcaaagttgGGATTAACTTTTGCTATAAACATGTGATAGAATTTtcagaaggaagaaaaataccATTCAGTTTTGTGGGAGTAATATTCCCATGCCAGTCGAAGAAGGATAATTGGATTTGAGGTCTATCTGGAATTAAGGGTACAGAACCCAGTATCTGTATCTTCTCAATGCCTTTCTCATCCCCATGGTCTTCAGTTCTAACCTCACTGCAATCTAACGATGGTAACAACAATAAAAGAGCGACAAAATGCTTAGCAAATGTTCTACCCATTCCCTCCTGTCCCAGGCCGCAGAATTTTTGtccatatatacatatatttcaACTCACAATACTTACAACTTGTTTTTTTACCATTCTCATGTTATTTTACtgaaattgaaaaacaaaactaaaGAAAAGTACGTCGATAACACTAATAGCAAGCAGCAAAGGTAATAACTACACTATGTACCAAAAGATGAATACAGATACGTTGGATGAGGATGTTGGTAGAGATGATAGATTCAAGTTCTGATAGTTATTCCCATCGGCTAAAACAACAAATCCATACCTGCCAGTTCCACCAGAGTAGAATTCCCGTGCAAAAGTTTGAACATTAAAACCATCTGACCTGGCCTGGTACTTATGCTGCAAACTACCTGTTCAGCCCTGCCCATCTTCACGGAAGCTTTCTTTTCTCTGTTGGATTGAGCCCTGAAACCTACAGACCCAAAGACATCTTCATCTCTTCCCTCAGTGCAATCTAACGACGATAACAACAGTAAAGGAGTGACCAAGAGCGTAGACAAAATTGTTATCCATTTCTTCATGCCTCCAGGCTCCAGCTAGCGAAagattttctcttctttattGAGCTAACGTCTGTTAATGGATTGCGTATTTggaggaaaaaaacaaaaaagaactTACCCAGAATCCACCTGTTACAGAGAGTCAACGACGAACTTACCACGCGGGATCATTTCTACGAATAATCCAAGTAAATACTAGATAGTGACGGCAAACGAGTATATAATTAATTCTGAGGGAAAAGTCAGTTGGGTTAGGTTAGTTTTACCATAGATTGTAGCAGATCACCATGCCCTGCCGCTACTATTCTGCCTCCTTCTATATGTAATTTCACTATTATTTGCTTTTAtacatatttctatttttaatacgagtttaaattttgttaaGACTGAGGGTAAATAACAATATTTACTACATCAACGAGCCAATACAGAttcgttttctttttttgcatTTCTTATATATTAAAACCAAATTGTGTCACACCAGATTACCCTTTCTTTAGGTTTTGTATCAAAGTCCACTACTCcactaaaaaaatgataaattaagaaaagaaatagaggtttttttttttttgcaaatgtGACCTGCtataataaatcaaaagttatgaaattgatttatttctttaattttggtttgatttgTTGATATCAACACAAACTCAATAGTTTctcaatttaaattaaattaaagtatttttttatttgttataacTCTTAATAACTCTAAGCATTTATACTCCACTTTATTTTTCCCTCAATTATTGTGTTAAAAGTTTAAATCCGCTTCTCGGAACTCTGAATGAGGCAAGATGCCTGATCATGGAATCCTTTTTCTTATTATCATTAAAgagttaaaataaataaacttatTAATGAATTATTTAAGTTTCCAACttgttaaatatttaaaataatgtaCAAGGAGCTGCTGAGTTGTGTTTGGAAGGGGGGCTTATCCTTGGACTTGAATTTCAAAGCTCATTTCTCCTCTGGTTTCGAGGAAACAGAGTTGTGAGCCACACCCGAGGTCCTCTACCCATCAACATTCTCTGAATGAAGTTCTCCCAGCGTCTTTCAATCAGACGAATGACCGTGATTAACATTGCAACTGCAGAATATACTTATCAGTATATACTTAGTATCTTTAATACAAAGCTCCACACCATCGTTATCATTTGGATTAAGCTTAAGTGGCAACTCACGACACCTTATTTACTCATGTAATTATGCTAATCAAAGTGAAGAGCAATGAAATCTAATCCCTGCCCTTTATGGTATGCTAATTTGATAGTTTAGTCGATACTATAATAATGTACTAGGAGCTGCTGAGTTGTGTTTGAGAGGGGGAACTTATCCTTGATATTGAATTTCAAGCTCATTTCTTCTCAGGGTTTGAGAGAACAGAGTTGTGAGCCACACCCAAAGTCCTCTGCCTATCAACATTCTCTGGATGCAGCTCTCCCAACGTCTTTTCATCAGGGGAATGACCGTGATGAACATTGCAAGTGCAGATGTCCCGCctgataaaataaacaaacctgAGAAGGGCCCTGGCCCTATTCCTCGTTTTATGGTACCATCAATTGTTGAACCCGAACAATCTGAAGAAGATAGCATTTCTTCCTGCATTTGTTTGAATTTTCCGCTCTCCAGTAATCTCGACATTGCAACTGACATCTCTTCAACAAAAGGAGAACCCTGTGGAAACACCTGTAATACAAGACCAGAAATGGTTAAAAGACATATCCGAAAGCTGGAACAGCAAATAAGGCTAATTAATCAAAACCAATAAAGGAACTGAAGAGCATCGTTGATATTACAACTGTAGAACCGTGTAGATTACGTATTGGGTTCCACACACTGAAGCCTTTGCAGTATTTTGCAAGGAAAACATCGGCATAAGGCGTCAAAAGGAATGCAGCCTTTATCTTTCCACTTGATAGAGCCTTTGCATAATCATCAATTGAAGATTGAGCAATGTTCTTGATATTCTTTCGCTGGAAACCAAAGACCTCCACTATATAACGGAAGATAATAGAATCTCCATCACAACCGATAATTGCATTTGTTATCTTGAGGTTTTCTATATCCAAGCTAGATGACTCGGTTTCTGAGCCTGTTATCATGGAAGTAAAACTCGCTGTATAGGTTGAAGTGACAACCAGGATCAGGAATAACCATGGGGCCAGTACAAAATAAGTTAAGCTGTTCCTGGGTGATTCTCCTGCAATATGAACAACTTATGAGTAACTGAACCACATTCCTTCATTCTTGAATTATTCCCTTTATTACTTACATTCGCAACTTTTCGTTTCATTCAATTTTCAATCCCAATTGAAATAAAGAACTAGACATAAGAAGTTGAATAcaaaagaaagagcaaatcTTCCTTCCCAATTCCAAATTAAACCAGTCCCATAATAATTCAGAAACAGAGGCAGCAGATTTACAGAACAAGATTATACAAAAACAGTCACTCTGCTATCTTAGCCATTCCCTTTAGACCATCCATTATTGAACCAGAAAGAGCGAGCTCCATACTCCTCAAGCCACGCTACAAGTTCCTATTTCTATTTATGCAAAAAAGTTActataacttttattttgaattaaataagttattatatatatatatatatatattttagccAAATGTCATCGTATTTTTATAATGGTTGATTTAGTCTCACTTGTGATTCTATGACACCAAACACTAAGTGGCTTGCTAATATTTCACAATGGATGATACTATAGCATGTTGATGtgatatgataatatgattatataatatttttcaccttCCACATTAGCTTTACacgagtataaaatgataagtgatattttgatttataacaattaaacaactattagttttcaagacttatttgactgaaaataaaaatataaagttttgattgaatgcaatataagaataatgacttatttgaattttcttaaatagtgCAGGACTTTTTTAGCATTATTCCTATAATTAATTCATACTAATCCTATATCTACCCTAACAAgaatttaaaacacaaaaaaagtACATGATTCCTAAAATGTGATTTGGTAACAAAAATAACAATGACTAGATTATCTGTTGGGATTCAATACAGTAAGATTTTCCTCTTCCTTGATCTATTAACTCTCTAATAGATGAAAATCTTAATGTTTTTGTATGGATAGGAGAGTGATCTAACCTACttttatatagtaaatatTTAGTCTTACTCATTAttggatttaaaattttctatgCATACTTATATTTTTAAGCTCACGTATATATAACATTGGAGATTGGCTaagtttattaaaataaattatttacgaattataatattatcttttaataaaacCAAATTAATGTAATCTAGTTTAGGGTTACGTCTAGGTGCTTGTATTCTACAGTGCAGTTCTCAAAGTTAAGTCCTTATAAAAAAAGATGCTCGAGAAGAAGGTGAAGAAatgcttaaatttaaaactaacCAAAAATAGATTTACTTACTATGTCCTCCATAGAAGAGAGTCGCAAAAGAGAACCAGAAGATAGCTCCAACTTTTCTAGCAGGCAAGTTACCTCCAGATTCATTACCAGTTCTATGTTCAACTAACCAAATAACAAAAGCAGTGAAGATAGTCATTAATGCCAAAGTAAGCCACATGTCGTCGGTAAAAGGGCTCATGAATGAAAAAACTTGgttcaattcaaaatctttcTTCATCACTACCACCGGTCCTACTTCAAAACTGGGATATGAGAATTCTACAACCTGGGACCGGTACTCTGTAATTACTGTTAAGCCAACAGCTGCATCAAAAGTCTtcaatatacataaaaaaaaaaaaattcaaatttcaatcaGTCAAATGatgtttaataatattttgacaattttcatatataatcTTTTTTGCCAATGAATTTTGTCATAGCCGGAAACCCATGTAATAAAGCattttaggaattttttttcGAAAATATTAGCTGGAGATTaatctatatatattattatatgtagttaaaatcatttcaaagttttgtggaaatttctttgttaaaattttattacattaCTCTTGTATATGTATCTGTTTATGCAGCTAATAAGACTTtgcataattgatttttttttctttttacatttaaagAAGTTTGAAGGTTGAGTAAGATATTGAAACCttaaaccaaaattaaaaaaaaaaagagtaataCTCACTACTAGATCAGGTTTAATTGTTTAactcaacattttttttatcttgtaattgtgaaaaaaaaatatgatttgaatatttttcctttctcaaaCTTTCTCATATGCACATAGAAAACAGAAAGATTTAAATAATACAAAAATCCTTGAATTATATCAATTTATGCAATTGAACGCATGCacttttttaattgtatcttAAATAACActtatcttttaatttgtaaaaaaaaaaaacactttttCTACATTGTATCCACACAAATTCTTAACccataatgaaaaataattgattatgaCTTAATATTAATTGGCATGATTACGCTATATGTCATATGGATAAAAAAATGCTAATAAGCAGAGGGCCCGACAATTGTTAGCttctaaaaataaacaaaaatagaaagacTCAAGTgcataaattaatatatataaatatatatatataaatatatatatatatatagtttttgagAGATGNtatatatatatatatatatatatatatatatatatagtttttagGGGggttttcttgttatttaagAGAAAACAAGATGACTTAAGACATGTGAAAATGTTAATTAGAACCTCATTCTATTTATCATTTCACAtctataaatttttgtaagtatatttttttagtttcacCTAAATTTTCTGGTCGCAGTGGAGCTAATAAGATATACTTACATGTTTACATCATAGTAGAGTTAGGACTAAAAATAAGTAGCTGGAAAAAGAGAAGGGATAAGGAACAATACCTTGCGAGCAACTTCCTTGAGCAATTGATCATCAGAACCGTAAAATGGGACCAGTTTGTAAGTGGTATTGATTGGCATCATTGTAACAGCTGCTTCGAAGATATCAATCCAAAACCCTGTTATTTGTGTTTCTTTGTGATTCTGGTCATGAACTGTGTTGGCAAACTGCCAGGGAACCGATGTTACTGGTACGGCGACGGTTAACTCTGAAAAATACTGAAGTGGACGGGCTGTCGAAAATGATAAAGTAGCTGCCATTTGAATTATCGCACCTGCATTCTGCGTTGCAGGGCTATTCATGTTGAAAGTGGAGATGTTTAAGTCACTAATCCTGTCACCACAATAAGACAGGGTTTTTTGgaagaaatatttttcatccaaaaaaCGTTGTGAGAAATAGTATACTTTGACAGTCGGATTTCTAGTAGATTTCCGACGAACACCATTTCCCAACTCCTTGTAGACAGTCCTCCCAGACTTAAAACAATCGTAATTGCCGATTAAATTAGCAAGTCCGCGAGTGATGTCATACATATATCGGGACATGTAACTCGTTGAAGATTCGTTTTCCATTGTTGATTTAGCTTTTGCAGGCAGAGCACACAGTATGGTCGCTCTGGTTCTCCTGGTAACCTTATTTATTTCTGCAGAAAGTGCATCTTCATGATTTGTGACCGTACAAAGAATTGGCAAATCAAGTGAACTCTGATTTCTGATGGCCACATAAGATTGATAAGACGCTGCAATATTCAACAGCTTCATGTTGTCAGATCTGTTGCTTTGATCAAACATGCATTAATTCAACAAAGAAATATTGCGTGCTTTGAAAACTTGAACCATTTTGGTATCAAGTCATTTCTTGAAGAAAAGAATACATGATGAACCTTCAATATTTAGAGCAAACTTGGAATACTGGCATAGTGGCATtagatacatatatatatatatagactaTGTAATTACaggagaaaagaaattgaattaaatttaagcTGCAAGTTGTTATCTTTAGTTTCTAGAGTCTAGAAACAAAAGTAAAGGATGGAGGGTAAAATCACAAATTCGCAATTGATTAAAaaactaataactaaaatataCCACTAATTCTTAACTTAATTGGAGTTTGATGACTCTAACTCTTCCTTAGGTAAGACCTTAAGATGAATGACAGAATTTTCGACACAAAATTgtagaaaagaaacaaaagttcAAATACATACCATCCAGATCTATGGGAGTAAATTTCCCTTGCGCATGGTGGAATCTTAATTGGATTTGGTCTGCATCTCTGGAGTTCCAACATGTACACTTCGTAGCTTTCTCTTTTCCATCTGTTATCCCGTTACAATTTGATGACAGTAATAGTAATAgcggaagaaagaaaaagagcttGGCAAAGATGCTACTCATTTCCTTCTGCCTGAAGCTGAAACTTTTTCCTCTTGTTGTAATTGAATCATCCATTCTTTTGAGTTTTGGTCAACTAGTAGCATGCTCTTTCCCATATTAAATCAACCCTTATCAGTCATACTCACCTTACCCAAGttaatttatctaaaattttaataatcaattataaaaaaatagtaactaaaaacaaaaaggtgTGATGTGGATCGGgttttgatttaattgttataGGAATATACTATCAGTTAAGTTGTAAccttttgaaaatgattaatttgatgtttgtagaaaaaaaaaattataattgttatattatttttttcttaaattttattaaaaatggaaATTATTCAAAGTGGGGTAAGATAAAACGAATATTGTGATGTATTCAATATTTGTCTATTTGAGCTGTCTGATTGGATAGGCCAAACCAGTTGAATTGTTATTCTTTGCACCTAAGACAACAAACCCGTGCGTGCCAGTTCCTCCAGCGTAGAACCCCCTTGCAAATGATGGAACATTAAAACCATATAATTTGGTCTGGTACTTATGCTGCAAAAAACCTGTCCAGCCTTGCCCATCTGCCCGGAAACTTTCTTTCCTCTGTCGGATTGATCCCTGGAACCGACAGAACCAAAGAATTTAACGACGAGAACGACAGCAAAGGAGCGACCAAGAGCGCAGACAAAATTGTTATCCATTTCTTCATGTCGCCAGGCTCCAGCTAGCTAAagattttctcttctttattGAGCTAACGCCTGTTAATGGTTTGCtatttggaagaaaaaaaacaaaaaagaactCACCCAGAACCCACCTTTTACAATGAGTCAACGATAAACTTACCACACGGGATCATGCCCTCAAATAATCCAAGTAAATACTGAGGGAAAAGTCAGGTGGAGAAGGGGTTCGTTTTACCATATATTGTAGCAGGTCACCATGCCCAGCCTCTACTATTCTGGCTCGCTCTAAATATATGTAATTTCActattatttacttttatgCATATTTCTATGTTTAAATATTCTTCTCCTAACTCTGAATGAGGCAAGGTGCCTGATCATGGAATCCATTTCCTTGTTCtcattaaaaagtaaaataaatcaacttattaataaattatttaagtttccaacttgttaaatattttaaattttatcttaaattcaTTGTCAATATGTGAGTACTTCTTCTAGTAACGAACTGAAATCAATttaactatatatttttatttaaaaaattaagcatatattttaataattatgtcaaaattacatttttttcaaaaggtGATTTTATTAACATTAAACAACCATGTTAATCCAAATCTCGTACCGTTTGTTAGAGACTCCTAGTGGCATGATGAAACTGTTTTGTGCAGAAGCAGAGTACTTACATTTACAAAAAGAGATATTATCTTAGAGATCAGCTGCAATCTCCTAACCCAAGTGGGCTGAAAGATCCGCAAGAAGCTCTCTACCCTTTTCCTAATGGCCTGTGCTAAACATAGAAAGAGCAAAATCCAAAAAGATCAGGCATCACAAGCCTCTAGCCCAAAGACCCAAGAACAAGAAGAGCAGCCTCAAGACATCGGCGAGAGTAGCCTCTCCTCCAGTCAAGAACATAAAAAGCATTAAAGAAACAGTCAAAACAACCAAGACGAGACCCGAAAGCACACCAATTGGATGATGCAGCTGAGGGACAACAGGCCTAGCAACAAGAGCTATTTAATCACAAGCTCAAAGACATCAGACTCGGCAGCACGTCCTAGAACCCGCAAAAAAGGaaccaaagagaaaagaaacatGCCCATACACAAAACCAGGGGCACCCAAAGAAGAGAGAGTCATGCAGCAGcaattcttttaatatttttaataaacatTATATTTGAGTGTAAGgttcaagaaagaaaatatcaaTCCAGtataaggaagaaaaggacTTCTCAAGTATATAATTAGCATCTCAAAAACAAACCCCACACCAACTTTATCATTTGGATTAAGGTCATGTGGCAACCCACGCCACCTTATTTACTCGTGTAATTATGCTAATCAAAGTGAAGGGAAATGAAATCTAACCCCTGCCCTTTTTGGTATGCTAATTTGATGGGTTAGTCGATACTATAATAATGTACCAGGAGCTGCTGGGTTGTGTTTGGAAGGGGGAACTTATCCTTGGACTTGAATTTGAAGCTCATTTCTCCTCTGGTTTCGAGGAAACAGAGTAGTGAGCCACACCCAAAGTTCTCTACCCATCAACATTCTCTGAATGTAGTTCTCCCAACGTCTTTCAATCAGACGAATGACCGTGATTAACATCGCAATTGCAGATGCACCGCctgataaaaaaaacaaacctgAGAAGGGGCCTGGTCCTATTCCTTGTTTCATGGTGCCATCAATTGTTGAACCTGAACAATCCAAAAAAGATAGCATGTATCCCTTCATTTGCTTGAACTTAGACATCTCTGAAACAAAAGGAGAACCCCGTGGAAACACCTGTAATACAACACCAAAAAATGGTAAAAAGACATGTCCGAAAGCTTGAACAACGAAAACAAAGGCTAAGTAACTAGAAAGCAGAGTAAAGGAACAGAAGAGCATCGTTCATATTACAATTGTGGAATCGCGTAGATTACGGATTGGTTCCCACGCGCTGAAGCCTTTGCGGTATTTCTCGAGGAAAACATCGGCATGAGGCGTTGAAAAGAATGCAGCCTTTATATTCCCAGTTGATAGAGCCTCTGCGTAATCATCGATTGAAGATTGAGCGATGTTCTTGATATTCTTTCGTTTGAACCCAAGGGTTTCAACTAAATAACGGAAGATAATAGAATCTCCATCACAACCGATAATAGCATTTGTTATCTTGAGGTTTTCCATATCTAAGCAAGGTGGCTTAGTTTCTGAGCTTGTAACCGTGGAAGAAAAACTCGCTGTATAGGTTGAAGTGACAACCAGGACCAGGAATAACCATGGGACCTGCACAAAATTAGTTAATCTGTTCCTTGGTGCATCTCCTGTAatatgaaaattcaaaaactgatCAGCACTCCTTCATCCTTGAATTGTCATAGATTGTAGtatacaataataaaaaaattccatGATCAAGTATTTAAAGTTTAACTCCAGATGCATTAACATGGTTATCTTACTATGCACAAAGAATAGCAGAGCTTCTACCAAATTAGGCCCATCCTCGTTCTGCCCTTCAATTATCCAGGTAACAAATCCTGTAAATACACTCAAAGCTACTAAAGTAAGCCACATCTCTAGTGTGAAGGGGCTTAGGAACCACCAAAATCTGTCCAATTCGTTGGGTTTTGCCTTAACTACCATCGTGAACCGTGATTCCGAACGTCGCTGATAGAATACCCGAGGCTGGTTATGATCTGCTGTAATTTCTATGTCACCAACCGCTCTATGAAACCACTTCTTTATATATCTATGCGATACCTAtatccaagaaaaaaaaatcccatttATATATAGAGATTAAAGACAGAAAATGGACAAGGCTTTCAAGGCTTGAAGATCCTAGAAAAGTTGCCATGTATTGGTTGGGGAATTTAGCCATATACAGTTGTGTCAAAGACCTAACTGctgagtttcattttcttttctcatacAGTTTAACATGATCAATGCTTAAATTTTACTTatcttttcaagaaaaaaaactatGGGGAGCCCAAAAAAGAATGGGAATCTGACCTCAACGACAACCTTCTCAACCAGTTCATCAAAAGAGTTATAAAGCTCTGTGAGTGTTCTGTAGTTCTTGTCATTAATATTTACGCTCAAAAACTGGGTAGTATTTGATATCACCAGTGCCCCGTCGATCATCTTATTTCCGGCGCCACCGGAACTCGAGTCCTGGCTTCTGTAGGTTCCACGAAATGTATTGTTTATAGTGCCTAGAAGTGGCGAGGACGTTGTTGAGAGTGATATAGGGTCATCCATTATAATAAGGGCCCAAAGCTTCCGCATCTTGTTGTTCGAACAGTAAGTTAAAACGAGGGTGACAATATCTATATCATCCATGTGGCCTTTTTTGTCTCCGTAGAAAGCTTGTTACCGGTTGAAGGAACTAATTAGTGCGCTGAAGCAGCTTAAGTTTTATATATGCAGTTAAATTATGTATTTTCTTGAACAGCACTAACCTGAAAGTACTACCGGAGTAGAATTACCGTACAAATCTTGGAAGGTTAACGCCATTTTAGGTCCAGTTATGCCGTTAAAACCGCGTATGCTCATCTCCCAAGCAATATGCTGTTCTTGTTGGAACTCAACTGAAGAACTGAAACTGCAGTCTGAAACTGCACGAAAAGAATCAGGGAACTCACCACCACCTGCTGTATCTCCTATCCCTGTACTGCAATTTATTGATGGAAACAGAAGTAGTAGTGCAAGACTCACCAAGAGCAAGGCAAAAACCATTTTGCT
Protein-coding sequences here:
- the LOC18611126 gene encoding glutamate receptor 2.5 isoform X2; the protein is MKKWITILSTLLVTPLLLLSSLDCTEGRDEDVFGSVGFRAQSNREKKASVKMGRAEQVVCSISTRPGQMVLMFKLLHGNSTLVELADCSEVRTEDHGDEKGIEKIQILGSVPLIPDRPQIQLSFFDWHGNITPTKLNDYYLTTINGLNHDALVSFCTLTSYEAKLKWGQFTRKTRATIFCGLREISRVIPERVPQSTYMTHCIYKTIQEIVKLISFYQWGKSSSTYVISGLDIATLELTSHPRKTISRQFQMTATISFSTSLQHTRVLTVAVLVGSTFKQFANVSQDDDNKEPQLKGLSIDVFKATVAVLPNRFTYKLVPFYRSCDQLLKEVARKAFHAALGGIVITAERSHLVEFSQPYAKLGLVMVVKKKNNELKDMFWFMSPLTREMWLIMAAMTVLTGFVIRVIEHRTCNEMPSRHVEAVVCFPFAFLLNEYRPRNKLSFYVLVPWLILILIVTTTFTASLSSMVASSQADEPSHLNADSLRKTNAAIATDGNSFTVTYLVKSLGFKRKNIRKMASVDDCANALSSGNVKAAFLLMPDANVFLARYCCAFAKSGPAYNLGSFGFILCYRCSQGVLHWLQICQRRFLI
- the LOC18611126 gene encoding glutamate receptor 3.2 isoform X1 is translated as MKKWITILSTLLVTPLLLLSSLDCTEGRDEDVFGSVGFRAQSNREKKASVKMGRAEQVVCSISTRPGQMVLMFKLLHGNSTLVELADCSEVRTEDHGDEKGIEKIQILGSVPLIPDRPQIQLSFFDWHGNITPTKLNDYYLTTINGLNHDALVSFCTLTSYEAKLKWGQFTRKTRATIFCGLREISRVIPERVPQSTYMTHCIYKTIQEIVKLISFYQWGKSSSTYVISGLDIATLELTSHPRKTISRQFQMTATISFSTSLQHTRVLTVAVLVGSTFKQFANVSQDDDNKEPQLKGLSIDVFKATVAVLPNRFTYKLVPFYRSCDQLLKEVARKAFHAALGGIVITAERSHLVEFSQPYAKLGLVMVVKKKNNELKDMFWFMSPLTREMWLIMAAMTVLTGFVIRVIEHRTCNEMPSRHVEAVVCFPFAFLLNEYRPRNKLSFYVLVPWLILILIVTTTFTASLSSMVASSQADEPSHLNADSLRKTNAAIATDGNSFTVTYLVKSLGFKRKNIRKMASVDDCANALSSGNVKAAFLLMPDANVFLARYCCAFAKSGPAYNLGSFGFVFPRGSPLAADMSEAILNLKEAGELQQMEEDTLSISNCSSSTSDETFPQGIGPGVFSGLFILSGGASATALAITVIRLLKRRWESCIQRMLMGRGLLVWLTILFSPNNQTTNELRLARISSNQ
- the LOC18611127 gene encoding glutamate receptor 3.2 yields the protein MKLLNIAASYQSYVAIRNQSSLDLPILCTVTNHEDALSAEINKVTRRTRATILCALPAKAKSTMENESSTSYMSRYMYDITRGLANLIGNYDCFKSGRTVYKELGNGVRRKSTRNPTVKVYYFSQRFLDEKYFFQKTLSYCGDRISDLNISTFNMNSPATQNAGAIIQMAATLSFSTARPLQYFSELTVAVPVTSVPWQFANTVHDQNHKETQITGFWIDIFEAAVTMMPINTTYKLVPFYGSDDQLLKEVARKTFDAAVGLTVITEYRSQVVEFSYPSFEVGPVVVMKKDFELNQVFSFMSPFTDDMWLTLALMTIFTAFVIWLVEHRTGNESGGNLPARKVGAIFWFSFATLFYGGHRESPRNSLTYFVLAPWLFLILVVTSTYTASFTSMITGSETESSSLDIENLKITNAIIGCDGDSIIFRYIVEVFGFQRKNIKNIAQSSIDDYAKALSSGKIKAAFLLTPYADVFLAKYCKGFSVWNPIRNLHGSTVVFPQGSPFVEEMSVAMSRLLESGKFKQMQEEMLSSSDCSGSTIDGTIKRGIGPGPFSGLFILSGGTSALAMFITVIPLMKRRWESCIQRMLIGRGLWVWLTTLFSQTLRRNELEIQYQG
- the LOC18611128 gene encoding glutamate receptor 2.9; the encoded protein is MDSKMVFALLLVSLALLLLFPSINCSTGIGDTAGGGEFPDSFRAVSDCSFSSSVEFQQEQHIAWEMSIRGFNGITGPKMALTFQDLYGNSTPVVLSAFYGDKKGHMDDIDIVTLVLTYCSNNKMRKLWALIIMDDPISLSTTSSPLLGTINNTFRGTYRSQDSSSGGAGNKMIDGALVISNTTQFLSVNINDKNYRTLTELYNSFDELVEKVVVEVSHRYIKKWFHRAVGDIEITADHNQPRVFYQRRSESRFTMVVKAKPNELDRFWWFLSPFTLEMWLTLVALSVFTGFVTWIIEGQNEDGPNLVEALLFFVHRDAPRNRLTNFVQVPWLFLVLVVTSTYTASFSSTVTSSETKPPCLDMENLKITNAIIGCDGDSIIFRYLVETLGFKRKNIKNIAQSSIDDYAEALSTGNIKAAFFSTPHADVFLEKYRKGFSAWEPIRNLRDSTIVFPRGSPFVSEMSKFKQMKGYMLSFLDCSGSTIDGTMKQGIGPGPFSGLFFLSGGASAIAMLITVIRLIERRWENYIQRMLMGRELWVWLTTLFPRNQRRNELQIQVQG